The segment ttttgtttatttatccCTATGAAAATAATTGGAATGTTTGATAAATTAACAAAGTGGCCATGTTTTGCTTGTAGGGCGGGTCATCCCTTGGCCACACTAAAGTGCCCCAGTTCGAGTAGGAAGATTGGCAATATGGATGCAAGGCACAAAATACACCCATATCACACCTCCATTGTGTATGGTATCACAACTTATTTCCATATAGTGAATGTCAAAGTGATAAATAAAAGCAGGTCTTATTGCTTATCTCCAGGGAATTCCTAGTTTAaggcaaatatttgtatttaatttataaattgctGGATGTATGAGTTGTATTATCTTGCATTTCGATGGGTCTTTGCAGATTGACGTAATGCAACATTACTATCAAAAcgttttttaatttgtatttgtaattttttttgtagattgaTCTACGAGATGACCCAAAAACACTGGCTCGACTTCTCCACATGAAGGAAAAGCCAATTACCTATGAACAAGGAATGAAACTTGCAAAGATGGTAGGTTATACATGGTCACCTTATATAAAAGCCATGAGGAAGCAGTTGTGGGGACCTTTACCCATAAAATTCTAGGGCTGaaaattttcatctttttattctgTTGGAAACTAAAAGTTTTTCtggctgtatattttttaaagcccaaatctGGCTCCTTGGCATAAGTAATATTTGGTATACTTTACCTTTTTCGGCCATAGTCAGGTGCAGTCACCCAAGGTTTCTCTTACCCTCAGTGTTCTTGTCTAGAAATGGGCCGTTCTTATTGATGCAGAGAACGTTGCGGACATTTTGACTTTGGACCTATTCTCTACATCATTAAACTGTAAGTGCAGAACATTGAAGATCGTGATAATGATGTACCCCTAAGAGTGACACTTTTGGATGAACCAAGGATGGAGGGTGGGGGGGAATTCTTAAGCctgaagtcattaaaaaaatagaattgggCTTTAGGACGTATTCACAGATAGGGTCATcacaacaattctttttttcccttagaTCGGAGCACAGTGCTACTTGGAGTGCTCAGCCTTGACTCAGAAAGGACTGAAGAATGTGTTTGATGAAGCAATCCTTACAGTGTTCCacccaaagaagaagaaaaaacgtTGCGGGAAGTGTCGTAATTCTTGCTCAATTGTCTAAGGTCATTCTAAGTAATTGATTGGTGCTATTGTACAGTGATGGGAGCAACCATTCAGAGAAAAATACTAGAGAGTGGAAAAGTCCACTTTATGAACAAAACATGGAGGCCATGACCAGTGATGATTCCATTCACCTCATCGGAGCCTTTGATCTGTGACACCTCCATGATGTAAGATGCAGATGCTGTATTTCTCCATCTACCCCCTCTCACTGTGATCGTTTTATATGAATTGTCTCTATACACAATATGTGCCTTGTTTTCCATTGGACATCTTTCACCGCTCACTGGACGGTTTCAGATTAATGGCGCACAAGGAAATTCAtgccttactttaaaaaaaaaggactacaGATAATTAGGACTAGTTGTCAAAGGCTGGATAGCATTTcttagttttattaaaatgcatccATTTTCTAACACTATTAGATTAGAACCCTGGAGCCATTTATTATGGTACAATACATATTTACAGGACAATTTCTGTTGCTTCACTGAAAACCATTGTTCATATTTTAGTTATACTGTTTATAACTACTTGTGTgttccaaacaaataaaaacttttcttgaTTCATTGTTATCATTTTGTTGAATTCACAGTTTCCAAGCTTAACTGCATCAGCAAAATTCTGGTCACCATGACCATACCTAGGTTCCAAAATAGAATGTAGAATTGTATCTGCACAGCTTTCAGCCAAGTGAGATGTCAAGATCTTTACCTTTCctaatatttgacatattttcacGTATAGTAAATTGATTCTGAAAAACAAGTAGTGCCTAGAGAAATCCCTGGGGCAATATTTATGTTCAGCAGTGGGAGCATTATTGATTTGCCTTCTCCATTTGACATTTTAAAGAGCTGACCCAGCACTCATAAACTTAGTAGCAATGTGTGAGCTAAGGGCCTATTAACTTTTGCTGTAAAACTTAAATGTTAATGCATATTAAATACACCTCATGgagaaatccatttttttctgggTTGTTGCTTTGCATTTATTAACACAATTAATGTTATCTATAATTAAGGGACATGCGGGTAACTAAGTTTTTTATCCCATCATTTGTTAGAAAGTAATGGAGGATTGCAAGGCAAGTGATATTTGAGAGATCAGGAAGCTCGGGGGAGGTGACTTCCTGGGGTTCCTGCCTCTTCACTGGCTGCAATACTAAGTATAAAACTTACCATAGTGATTAAAAGAAGCATAtgaataaattatacaaaatctATCAGCATGAACATTTCTTTGCTTTGCTTTCTTTTCATGCATTTCACAAGAAGCTGAACTGACAATGTTGGATTTACTGCACCCTAAAGAGAAGATATCTTCTATGTATATTAAACCGTAAAGCAGTGTTCAAAGTTattgtgatttattatattaGTTGGGCATGTCAGTAACACTCACACTTGATGCACTGCACAATTTAAATTGGATCAGTCAACCTTTATGTTAAAAAGTCCTGGTAAAGCATGGGTGTCTTTTTAAgcacaaacaaacataaaattaatatttccctgtccttttctacaataaaatgtaaaaagtgcacaaagaaatacaaataatgggATTTTCCAAAGGACCAGTTGTTTtaacaaagtaatatttttgtatagttgGAGCAAAGTGGGATAAATTGCACATCCTGTTCAAAACTTTATGTCCATCTAAGACTACTTTAATCAATGGTGCTGCAAGACGTCACTACAGAGAAAAGCAGATCTGTCAGCCTAATAAAGTAAGAAGAACATAGCAGATTCTTTGGTGATAAAACTAAGTTACAGGAGAGCTcagtaaattaaaaagaattgtgtGAATGGTtctattttaatacaattatattggTAAAAGTGGAGGATAGTGGGTGATTGATATTTCTAAAGCGTCTCGCATTCTGTAGTTGCAGTAGAGCAAACCCCACAGTCACACCTGATGGCCACAGGGTAAGTAAAGAACGGGTCCACGCTGGGCAGACAGTTTGGCAATTTCACAGTAACCAGCTTGGTTTCATTGTACGTGCAGACTCTGTGATAGGCGTCTATGTAGGGTGGATCTAGAATAGGTTtctgcaacagaaaaaataatgatttagctTTTTTAATATGCCAACGGGATTGGCATTGGATACCTCCACCATGAATATATGACAACAGGCGCAGAGCTTGTTCAACATACAAGTGTTTGCATCCAAGAGACAccctattttttttcaactttaccCGAGGGCAGCCCAAACATGTCACACAGGTCTGAAATGCCCTCTTTTAGCATATGTAGCCCAGCTGTCATCTTAGGGGATAAAGGCTTACGAAATACCCAAATATTAGGGTGAACGGCCAGCCCAGATGTAgctaagcacttttttttacaaccttgTGGTGTAAGAGAGGCCTTATCTGTTCCAGCATGAGTCTGCCCCGGTTTGCAAAACCAGCTCCATAAGGACATGGTTTGAGTTTGGTATGGTGGAACATGCATTGCCTGCACAAAGACCAAACCTCAATCCTATTGAACacctacagtgagggaaagaagtattttgatcccctgctgattttgtatgtttgccctccgacaaagaaatgaccagtctatacttgtaatggtaggtttattgtaggacacctgtccacagaagcaatcaatcaatcagattccaaactagccactatggccaagaccaaagagctgtctaaggatgtcagggacaagattgtaggcctacacaaggctggactgggctccAAGACTAtagccaagcagcttggtgataaggtgacaacagttggtgcgataattcgcaaatggaagaaacacaaaataacgttcaatctccctcggtctgggccTCCATGCAGGATCTatcctcgtggagttgcaatgatcatgggaACGGTGACGAAGCTACCCAGAGCTACAccgggggaacttgtcaatgatctcagggcagctggaaccatagtcaccaagaaaacaattggtaccACACTGtgctgtgaaggcctgaaattcTGCctagcccgcaaggtccccctgctcaagacagcacatgtacaggcccgtctgcagtttgtcaatgaacatctgaatgatccagaggagagcTCTTttgcatcaactcaactcgccgtgtttggaggaggaatgctgcctatgaccccaagaacaccatccccactgtcaaacatggaggtggacacattatgctttgggggtgtttttctgctaaggggacaggacacattcaccatcaaatcttgggtgagcacttCCTTCCCTCAGCCAGAGCATTgcaaatgggtcgtggatgggtattccagcatgacaatgacccaaaacacatggccaaggcaacaaaggagtggttcaaaaagaagcacatgaaggtcctggagtggcctagtcAGTCCCCAGACTGGTTGATatgggatcaaatacttatttcactcattacaatgcacatcaagctctgacattTAAGCACTGGGTTGAGCACTGTCTCctacacctacaataaacctaccattacaattatagaccggtcatttctttgtcagaggacaattgtacaaaatcaacaggggatcaaatacttctttccctcactgtataaaCTAGAATGTTAACTACGGGCCAGGTCATCTcttccaacatcagtacctgaccccacaTGGTGGGGTTTGTAAAATTTGTGCCCAATCAGGAAAAACACAGAATCTGCACTGAATGTGCACACACAGAATCTTGGGGAGATCTTGCCAACAAGGGGCCACAAAAAAGGAAGGGGTGGGGGAGtgactacaatatatatataggaagagTCTTGTCAATCAAGGCAGATCCTTACATGAACTACCCGGGACATCAAACACAGTATATGTAAGGCAAGCAACTGCTTacgtcaacttttttttttctcgaaAAAAAAGTATCTAGTGCTACAACAAAACAAGATGACTTTACCTAATAACATAACTACAATGGGAACAGAGGTGACGATGTTTCCTAACCTTGCTGCTAAATTAAATCAATCACGGGAGGTTTTACCAAATGTGCCTCACAAGAagtttcaaaaacatattttgaaatgCCAGGAAGGAGAATTGTTTATTTGGTAATGTTTTGTATCTAATGCTGGCCAAGAATACAACATTCAATGAACAAACtttgcactgtgaaataaattCAATTAGAACCTAAATAAAAAGGGAAGGGCAGGTTGTATATTAGTAGAAGGAATAAAGGATGTtccttatacaataaaaaaaaaaacttacctgcctgttttcaATTTCTTTAAGCAGAgctctcattaaaaaaataacacctttacaGATGAAAAACCATCGATCCTTCCACGATCCTAGTCTAGTTGGTCCCTCAATCGTTCTGGAGCGGGGTGGACACGGGcagtgccatcttcttcctcttcgtCTGGTTTCTTCTTCTTACACCTTCTGGAAAacgtaaatgaaaagaaaaatgccaaGCTCAATGCACATGTAAAGCAaaccccttctgcacatgcccaagaaaaacaaaattatccaataaaaaggttatccacccttttataaaaagtaaaaaatgtgattataggTTTTATTTAGGCTTTACTCACACTCAGGCaccggtgccgccatcttcacctgatCTTTTCCTGGGTCCAtgtgtttggccatcttgattgacctgGCTGGAATATCATAACTATCGCTGGCTGGGGGTATGCCAGGAAGCCTGACATCTTTTGACATATTGCATTGCAGACACATGCCcatccctttctgtaataaacaacctacctgctcagtttttgtaatgtatagttttgctttagggcaactttttcccaacatttttgtttcttgttcAGCAACCCTTGGTGCTTGCTCCATATTGGTCTGTTTAATTTGCCATTTTGGGTTaatattttaagtgcaacaagtTATCAGTTGATCCTGATCCAATCCAATGAGCTGATAATGTGCACTTTTACCcattacattgtaaaaaatattgctcTTTCATGGACAcaaaacactgggcctgatttattaaagctctctaagactggagaagatagactatcatgggagatcttgggtgatccaccaaacctggaacagatctggtcaaggattgaaaacatttgttaacgaatagcaaatgatgtttaggaaatccattccaggttggttgGACCACCAAAGgagggcagcggtcgccaacctttcaactttttcccaacatttttgtttcttgttcAGCAACCCTTGGTGCTTGCTCCATATTGGTCTGTTTAATTTGCCATTTTGGGTTaatattttaagtgcaacaagtTATCAGTTGATCCTGATCCAATCCAATGAGCTGATAATGTGCACTTTTACCcattacattgtaaaaaatattgctcTTTCATGGACAcaaaacactgggcctgatttattaaagctctctaagactggagaagatagactatcatgggagatcttgggtgatccaccaaacctggaacagatctggtcaaggattgaaaacatttgttaacgaatagcaaatgatgtttaggaaatccattccaggttggttgGACCACCAAAGgagggcagcggtcgccaacctttcggacctcacggaccactaaatacataattttaaatcctgcagaccattcttatgaattattttaaaagataaatacatttgtaaaataatggtgCCTGACGATGACTAACTGTACAGGCTTtgattcattgattagctcacagttaagtgaagtattactatttttactattatcattagttgcaattatctttggtattactaaagaaatgcaaaatattaatttgcctttttcactcattatgtgtttttttcattctactctaagaccaaacaagaaatgatagttatcaaagtcaaactttttgatgtcattaaatataacagttaatgTCATACTTATCTAatagatcatctgagaaataaacaaataaaacaatcagatgagaatcagtattggcggagcggggtgactgttgtaatggtggaaacaatactgaagtgtacggctcggcatggttgtctcatacaacttaacactacattgacgtcatgctgcgcctcccttgtttctgcgtctctagtacagttcatgaatttagtacaatataaaggagaaaattgTCTTTCAGAAAATAAggaattattagaatattatttttgttttattataaataaagcacaaaaattgcaaataatgtccaaatctttctgtggaccaccaaaatattcttgcGAACCACTGATCATTGTCACCCTACAAATGTGTTACCAGTAGAATCACCAGATCAAAAtattggaggaaaaaaatgaaaattatgaatTCAAGAAACAGTAAGCTGCAACTCATTCCATTTCAGTTttcatatacactttaaattagtttaaaattatGTTGTAGAACCCACCAAAATAGGAGTATTGTCTTTGTCCcctttataaaatatacagaccTGAATAGGTCCCAGTAATGGATTCTTGAAAGAAACTTTCACTGACAGCTACATGAGTATGAACCCATTTCCGGTAATCCCATTCTTCATAGTTAAATACCTCTGACAGGATATAATAAAAACCCTAACGTGGGCTTTAATGCACTGCAGCTTAATTTATCAGCTCCTCTATTGTTCCTGTCCATTCCCTCGGAATTCATTTACGTGCTTTGTTCAGGtgtttacagaaatgtttattccCTAGATTGCCTTGGTGATAAAGAGTTTGTAAGGCTCTATAGAAAAggatatttttgtaaaaactgtcAAATGCTTCTGTTTTactcataaatacattttctctaaTCCCACAAATCTCTATGCCATATCCCAAATTCATAAAATAAGTACTGGATATTGTAAGTGTGCACAAAGGAAGTCAGCTGTGAAGGTGTGCGTCATTAACATTCATTTGTATCGCGGCTTAAGGTCTACGTAAACCCAAACAATTAACTTCTCCTGCCGGATCTGTTTTGTATTGGTGAATGTAcaattggaaacattttattatatgtaaattaagTGCTAAAAGTATTGCAAAAGTGAACAGATGGGACAGCACAATTGTCTCAGTGGCTACCACTCTTGTGCCACCAAAACCACTTATAATTTCTGGAGGCATGGACTTTACAAGACCTCTGAAgatgtcctgtggtatctggtgCTAAGAGGGGAGCAGAAGATCATTAAGGTCACAATGCCTCTGCCATTCCTTTTGcattctgctgccatctcttccttAGGTAATTGGCATACACCTACCTGGCCACTCAGATCCATCAGACTAGACAACTTACTTATATTTCCCTATGGTCAATGTTCACAGTGGTCAGAATGAGCATTCAGGCtggtctgtgttttttttactaggtaTTGCAGAAATGTATACAATAGTATCTATACTGTGGGATTGGACCAGGCAGGTTCTTATCTTGCCACAGGGGGATGAGCAAAAA is part of the Pyxicephalus adspersus chromosome 12, UCB_Pads_2.0, whole genome shotgun sequence genome and harbors:
- the RHOJ gene encoding rho-related GTP-binding protein RhoJ, with amino-acid sequence FLYCLTVTVSVGGKQYLLGLYDTAGQEDYDQLRPLSYPNTDVFLICFSVVNPASYHNVQEEWVSEVRAYMPHVPYVLIGTQIDLRDDPKTLARLLHMKEKPITYEQGMKLAKMIGAQCYLECSALTQKGLKNVFDEAILTVFHPKKKKKRCGKCRNSCSIV